One Urocitellus parryii isolate mUroPar1 chromosome 14, mUroPar1.hap1, whole genome shotgun sequence DNA segment encodes these proteins:
- the Smim31 gene encoding small integral membrane protein 31 has protein sequence MELPFTNLEVAFILLAFVIFSLFTLASIYTSPDDKNEGKERELFVAALCFLSLHHHLLYG, from the coding sequence ATGGAGCTTCCATTCACCAACCTAGAAGTGGCATTCATTTTACTGGCTTTTGTTATCTTTTCCTTATTTACCCTGGCTTCCATCTACACTAGCCCGGATGACAAGAATGAAGGTAAAGAGAGAGAACTCTTTGTGGCTGCcctctgtttcctttctcttcacCACCATCTTCTGTATGGTtga